The genomic region TCTGCTATTAATTACAGTGGAACCTCGTCGAAGAGAGCACGTCGGGAGAAGAGGTTACAGTCCTCGCCGGACACAGTCGAGTAGCAACCGCGTAGAGATGTACTTCTCTGAAGTGGACCTGTACAAGTGCATAAACGTCAAAGAACCGACGGCCAGGGAGCCGACAACCAGCTTAACGTGGGTATCCCGCTGAATCCGTCGCGACTTTCGCTTCGCGAGCCGGTCGACGGATATCGAGCACCGCGAAATCTTAACCTTGCCTTCTGTGCTTCAGCAACATAAGATCCTCGGACGATATATCCAGCGGATACAGCAGCGGAGAAGCCCTGCAGTCGACCCGTTCGTCCCAGGGCGACTCGTTGGTGCGAACATCGAGCGTCGGAGCAAGGACACGCGCAAAACCTCGCTCGACCACGAAGAAGGCGCAAGAGGTATTCGATCGCGGCGAGACCGTCGACGCGGACCAAGGCTGAATCGAGAAGAACGATCGCGTTGAAGTTCGTTGGAAAGCGTCGTGTGAACCGGCTCAGCCTTGGTCGATCGTCTTTCGGTCGTCAACATCGAGACTTCGCGGTCCTTCCACGAGTTCCGTTCCGTCGTAATCAGATAATTTTTGGTATTTGAAGGAGGCCGGCGAGGATTCCGACAGCAACGATCTCCCTCCCTCCATAAACATCTCACTTCCGACACCTTTGAGTCACGTGACCCCCGAGCAAGCTCTCGAGATCTTGCTCATGCTGTCGCAAAACAGTAATGTCGCCGACTATGTCAGGCTCGATCCTGGATCCTCTGTCGCAGGTAACGACGGCCCGATCGAAAACACCAGTCAATTAGGCTCGGAACCGACGGCGATCGATACAGAGTCGACGGAGCCTCGCCCGGAATCCTCGAGCTCTGTTTCGACCGCCGAGGTTCAGGTCATTCATAGTATAGAGACGGAGATCGTCCCAGAAGTCGCAGCGGCGACGGAGGCAACGAAAGACGAGAAGACGCCGCCGCGTGACCAAGCGGTCAAAGTTGAAGCATCCCCGCACGACCAGCCAGTCAAACTGGAAGAGACGACGCCTGAGACAGTCCCGGAAGCCCCTGCGAACGATCCGACGCGATCTGGCGTTCCCGAAGAGGCCGGAGAAGCAACGGACCGCACGGCAGCCGACGAGCTCTGCCAGACGAAGTTCGACGAGCTGAAGCAGCTGTTGAGCGAGGCTCACAAGGCTGTCAACAACATTGTTTGCACGCAGGAGAAACGGAAAGGTAGTAACGCTAGCATCGCTGATTCGTTGCCCCAACCGGTGGAGAACGTAGATACTAACGAAAGCTCGGAGAGGAATGATCCCGGGGACGCGAAAGACACTGAGACAAAAGAGACCGAGGAGCCGGACGAAGTCGCCGACGCGAGGACGGAGGGGAACGAGAACGCGGCGCAGCGGGGCAGCTCGGAGAACCTGAGCCGAGCCGGCAAGTACCGGAAGAAGCCGGCGCCCAGGGCTCCTCTGACCCAGAGCGAGGAGGATCTGGACGAGGCCGACTCTCAGAACGCGTTGAAGGCCACGCTGGTGATCAAGACCGGCACCGTGAAGACGTTCTCGACGACCGATCGGACGAAGGACGTCTTCGTCGCTCGCGCCGCCGAGAAATCGAAGGGGAAGAAGTCGAAGAGACAGAGGACCAAAGAAGGCTTCTCGAAGCTGCTGACGATCCCGAAGAACATCTTCCACAGCGCCTTTCACAGGGAGCACAGAGGCTCGTTGAGGTCCGAGGACTCCGGCTCGGACGTCAGCGCGACAGAGTCGCGGTCGCTGAGCATCGAGCCGCAGGAAACGATCATAGAACTCTCGCCGAAG from Megalopta genalis isolate 19385.01 chromosome 3, iyMegGena1_principal, whole genome shotgun sequence harbors:
- the LOC117221945 gene encoding uncharacterized protein LOC117221945 isoform X2, with the translated sequence MEAEKLEHRLSSHVEDPIVRMFGRTVPRLFGQCFFVCVRFCADKMPKRVSLGGLGVLAALMVFVLPRTITYILLYPIFRLVLGNLYPAYASYKAVRTKNVKEYVKWMMYWIVFALFTCAETFTDVFFSFWFPFYYEIKTILVIWLLSPATKGSSILYRRFVHPALIRREAEIDETLQRVTEQGYSAVLNLGSKGVNYATTVLMQTAIKGGGGLVQHLKKSYSLSDLTGEKEDENRNTSHLHDETDIAVEPRRREHVGRRGYSPRRTQSSSNRVEMYFSEVDLYKCINVKEPTAREPTTSLTNIRSSDDISSGYSSGEALQSTRSSQGDSLVRTSSVGARTRAKPRSTTKKAQEEAGEDSDSNDLPPSINISLPTPLSHVTPEQALEILLMLSQNSNVADYVRLDPGSSVAGNDGPIENTSQLGSEPTAIDTESTEPRPESSSSVSTAEVQVIHSIETEIVPEVAAATEATKDEKTPPRDQAVKVEASPHDQPVKLEETTPETVPEAPANDPTRSGVPEEAGEATDRTAADELCQTKFDELKQLLSEAHKAVNNIVCTQEKRKDNQLRYPTPQQEDK
- the LOC117221945 gene encoding uncharacterized protein LOC117221945 isoform X3: MISSIVSRVVILVLGNLYPAYASYKAVRTKNVKEYVKWMMYWIVFALFTCAETFTDVFFSFWFPFYYEIKTILVIWLLSPATKGSSILYRRFVHPALIRREAEIDETLQRVTEQGYSAVLNLGSKGVNYATTVLMQTAIKGGGGLVQHLKKSYSLSDLTGEKEDENRNTSHLHDETDIAVEPRRREHVGRRGYSPRRTQSSSNRVEMYFSEVDLYKCINVKEPTAREPTTSLTNIRSSDDISSGYSSGEALQSTRSSQGDSLVRTSSVGARTRAKPRSTTKKAQEEAGEDSDSNDLPPSINISLPTPLSHVTPEQALEILLMLSQNSNVADYVRLDPGSSVAGNDGPIENTSQLGSEPTAIDTESTEPRPESSSSVSTAEVQVIHSIETEIVPEVAAATEATKDEKTPPRDQAVKVEASPHDQPVKLEETTPETVPEAPANDPTRSGVPEEAGEATDRTAADELCQTKFDELKQLLSEAHKAVNNIVCTQEKRKDNQLRYPTPQQEDK
- the LOC117221945 gene encoding uncharacterized protein LOC117221945 isoform X1, translated to MLWIDIVGCVGNEPTRARKSNGGGRAFRDLASGLIREREGFSPRDREGMEAEKLEHRLSSHVEDPIVRMFGRTVPRLFGQCFFVCVRFCADKMPKRVSLGGLGVLAALMVFVLPRTITYILLYPIFRLVLGNLYPAYASYKAVRTKNVKEYVKWMMYWIVFALFTCAETFTDVFFSFWFPFYYEIKTILVIWLLSPATKGSSILYRRFVHPALIRREAEIDETLQRVTEQGYSAVLNLGSKGVNYATTVLMQTAIKGGGGLVQHLKKSYSLSDLTGEKEDENRNTSHLHDETDIAVEPRRREHVGRRGYSPRRTQSSSNRVEMYFSEVDLYKCINVKEPTAREPTTSLTNIRSSDDISSGYSSGEALQSTRSSQGDSLVRTSSVGARTRAKPRSTTKKAQEEAGEDSDSNDLPPSINISLPTPLSHVTPEQALEILLMLSQNSNVADYVRLDPGSSVAGNDGPIENTSQLGSEPTAIDTESTEPRPESSSSVSTAEVQVIHSIETEIVPEVAAATEATKDEKTPPRDQAVKVEASPHDQPVKLEETTPETVPEAPANDPTRSGVPEEAGEATDRTAADELCQTKFDELKQLLSEAHKAVNNIVCTQEKRKDNQLRYPTPQQEDK